A portion of the Tachysurus fulvidraco isolate hzauxx_2018 chromosome 8, HZAU_PFXX_2.0, whole genome shotgun sequence genome contains these proteins:
- the arid5b gene encoding AT-rich interactive domain-containing protein 5B isoform X2, which yields MSVLQRRKTFTLHHLAREGDDGEDKRVLVLSYPQYCRYRSIIARLRERPASLLTDQVVLALGGIATLTSNTQILYCRDTFEHPTLLENDSICDEFAPNLKGRPRKKKVPMCQRRDSQAQSGNTKEPVSVEARTPSKVKAETKALLSKPKSSSCKKVLAEEKSKDETGEECRAEEQAFLVALYKYMKERKTPIERIPYLGFKQINLWTMFQAAQKLGGYELITARRQWKNVYDELGGNPGSTSAATCTRRHYERLILPYERYTKGEEDKPLPPIKPRKQEASTQEGGNKSKLPSTKRNKDEQNPKGWNEKDASAKVPESAAEDIKDKEELQEDVIVKPEEHQFQVSAQIDGEARSPTTDDGDVQLVLNEEEKKPVLKKSWDGGPHEAIKHASLPQDGMPLKSEDSEVFPIEPSMPLRHSHPLPNCYAQDQWQHGTAEYKAPPYTLGKTEQAGVKDSQNHVGLVLPTLKQRSLHPHSVPEIPTERAELPTKEESFCYNPLLYPRVNPGIMSPLAKKKMLSQVSGTSLTNTYPYGPPPPLVNKQASSNSTEETASEQPGAQVPSSTGEASVVIKRPSVIQHAQSFKLRSSEDRRTAIETSHREVCGEREIYSSEQPQHQPLHQPQSSPTGESFIVRTSLHSSVEKSSEVPRHGQVPSFLGEFCSSPHLHSLYRQTEHHLSKEQLSKYLNREVYPRDCETAHSFPQSQHPDSLTYSPRLNQKEKGPPSEKVPEEQPTDLSLPKPSSHKLHHSTSSLCNLSHSMMQQDIKNTPLFQAGSSQSSSLDYHPRACRVPPMTVSTPKKVVEPQLKAHSGRGEETISYKIDELARPILGTKSSPQNVGAARPLKRNLEELENGPTEKKIRAVTPMHCSTPRDMQVKVRTPEPDSEPMKPAEPAHAVHINNYAAEGHKFPMHSAIFPGLYPGTFVSQVQDMCDSLGPHAPPGYSHPLQYLKNQAVISPLMPQFAIHSIMMQRQFLAQAANPAHLYRHPMGTSYGDILHHGLYPMTALNPQPAFSTPQLSSVHPSTKLS from the exons CACCCAATTTAAAGGGCCGGCCCCGGAAGAAGAAAGTGCCCATGTGCCAGCGCAGAGACTCTCAGGCCCAGAGTGGAAACACCAAAGAGCCCGTCAGTGTGGAGGCCAGGACACCGAGCAAG GTGAAAGCAGAAACAAAGGCTTTGCTGTCCAAACCCAAGAGCAGCAGCTGTAAAAAGGTTCTGGCCGAGGAAAAGAGCAAGGACGAGACAGGAGAGGAGTGTCGTGCTGAAGAGCAGGCCTTCCTCGTGGCTCTCTACAAGTACATGAAGGAGAGGAAGACTCCTATTGAGCGAATACCCTATCTAGGGTTCAAGCAGA TAAACCTTTGGACGATGTTTCAAGCTGCTCAGAAGCTGGGAGGATACGAGTTG ATCACAGCACGCCGACAGTGGAAAAATGTATACGACGAGCTGGGCGGAAACCCAGGAAGCACCAGCGCTGCCACGTGCACGCGGAGACACTACGAGAG GCTAATCTTGCCCTATGAGAGGTATACGAAAGGAGAGGAGGACAAGCCACTACCCCCCATCAAGCCCCGAAAGCAAGAGGCCAGCACCCAGGAAGGGGGCAACAAGTCAAAGTTGCCATCCACAAAGCGCAACAAAGACGAACAAAATCCAAAGGGCTGGAATGAAAAGGACGCCTCGGCGAAAGTCCCCGAGTCG GCTGCAGAGGACATAAAGGACAAGGAGGAGCTCCAGGAAGATGTGATTGTGAAGCCAGAGGAACATCAGTTCCAGGTTTCAGCCCAGATTGATGGTGAGGCAAGGAGTCCGACCACAGACGATGGGGATGTGCAGCTGGTCCTCAacgaggaggagaagaaacCAGTGCTCAAGAAATCCTGGGATGGTGGTCCACATGAAGCAATCAAACATGCATCACTTCCACAGGATGGCATGCCACTCAAATCTGAGGATTCGGAGGTTTTTCCCATTGAACCATCCATGCCACTACGGCACTCCCACCCTCTTCCAAACTGTTACGCACAGGACCAATGGCAGCATGGGACAGCAGAATATAAAGCACCTCCATACACCCTGGGAAAAACAGAACAGGCTGGTGTAAAAGACAGCCAAAACCATGTAGGGTTGGTGCTACCCACCTTAAAGCAAAGATCTCTGCACCCCCACTCAGTACCAGAGATCCCAACAGAGAGGGCTGAACTCCCCACCAAGGAGGAGAGCTTCTGCTACAATCCACTTTTGTATCCTAGAGTCAACCCTGGTATCATGTCCCCCCTTGCTAAGAAGAAGATGCTGTCACAAGTGAGTGGCACAAGCTTGACCAACACTTACCCCTATGGTCCACCTCCCCCATTAGTCAACAAACAGGCATCAAGCAATAGTACAGAAGAAACAGCCTCTGAGCAACCAGGCGCCCAGGTCCCTTCCTCTACAGGTGAGGCAAGTGTCGTGATCAAGCGTCCATCTGTCATACAGCATGCTCAGAGTTTCAAGCTTCGAAGTAGTGAGGACAGAAGAACTGCTATTGAAACCTCACATAGAGAGGTGTGTGGTGAGAGGGAGATATACTCTTCTGAACAACCCCAGCATCAGCCACTACACCAGCCACAGTCAAGCCCTACAGGAGAGTCTTTCATTGTAAGAACCAGTCTTCATTCCAGTGTGGAGAAATCCAGTGAGGTACCTCGCCATGGGCAGGTACCGAGTTTTCTGGGTGAGTTCTGCTCCTCGCCTCACCTGCACAGCCTCTACCGACAGACAGAGCACCATCTAAGCAAGGAACAGCTAAGCAAATACCTAAATAGAGAGGTATACCCACGGGACTGTGAAACTGCACATAGTTTCCCTCAGAGTCAGCATCCTGACAGTCTGACTTACTCACCTCGTCTgaatcagaaagaaaaaggcCCTCCTAGTGAAAAGGTGCCAGAGGAGCAACCGACAGATCTGAGCCTCCCAAAACCCTCTTCACACAAACTGCACCACTCCACCTCATCCCTCTGCAACCTTTCACATTCCATGATGCAGCAGGACATTAAAAACACTCCTCTTTTTCAGGCAGGTAGCAGTCAAAGTTCAAGCCTGGACTATCACCCCAGAGCCTGTCGAGTTCCTCCTATGACTGTGTCTACTCCAAAAAAGGTGGTTGAACCCCAGCTTAAAGCACACAGTGGCCGTGGAGAAGAGACTATTAGCTACAAGATAGATGAACTGGCACGGCCTATACTAGGAACCAAAAGTAGCCCACAAAATGTTGGTGCAGCACGGCCACTTAAACGGAATCTAGAGGAGTTGGAGAATGGACCCACAGAGAAGAAGATTCGGGCTGTGACCCCAATGCACTGCTCCACACCTAGAGACATGCAGGTAAAAGTGCGGACCCCAGAGCCTGACAGTGAACCCATGAAGCCGGCTGAGCCGGCACACGCGGTGCACATCAACAACTACGCTGCCGAGGGACACAAGTTTCCGATGCACTCCGCAATCTTCCCGGGATTGTATCCTGGGACATTTGTATCTCAGGTTCAGGACATGTGTGACAGCCTGGGCCCTCATGCCCCTCCTGGTTATTCGCATCCACTGCAGTACTTGAAGAACCAGGCTGTCATTTCGCCACTCATGCCCCAGTTCGCAATCCATTCCATAATGATGCAAAGACAGTTCTTGGCCCAGGCGGCCAATCCAGCCCACCTGTACCGGCACCCGATGGGGACTTCATACGGAGATATTCTCCATCACGGCCTTTACCCCATGACAGCCCTCAATCCCCAGCCAGCTTTCAGTACCCCACAGCTTTCCTCAGTTCATCCTAGCACCAAACTCTCTTAG